From the Leptospira biflexa serovar Patoc strain 'Patoc 1 (Paris)' genome, one window contains:
- a CDS encoding MarR family winged helix-turn-helix transcriptional regulator, translating into MGIHLSDTLLQMRRYLSYEFELKKVGMKFEEWIQILPITKEEGLNQKQLSERLAKDKTTISRMVDGWVKKGWVKRIQTREDKRVFGLVLTGKGKLIWEKGLPVVRDADQIFKKNLSEENEKELYMILFKIQSSLQFSETKNVPY; encoded by the coding sequence TTGGGCATCCACCTTAGCGATACATTACTGCAAATGAGACGGTATCTTTCCTATGAATTTGAACTAAAGAAAGTAGGGATGAAATTTGAGGAATGGATCCAAATCCTACCGATCACAAAGGAAGAAGGACTCAATCAAAAACAACTGAGTGAACGGTTGGCAAAGGATAAAACTACGATTTCCAGAATGGTGGATGGATGGGTGAAAAAAGGTTGGGTGAAACGGATCCAAACAAGGGAAGACAAACGGGTATTTGGTTTGGTACTGACTGGGAAAGGAAAGTTGATTTGGGAAAAAGGCTTACCAGTCGTGCGAGATGCGGACCAAATTTTCAAAAAGAATTTAAGTGAAGAAAATGAAAAAGAACTGTATATGATTCTATTTAAGATCCAATCTTCGCTTCAGTTTTCAGAAACAAAAAACGTTCCTTATTAG
- the prmC gene encoding peptide chain release factor N(5)-glutamine methyltransferase, which translates to MAEQPGTLLYYLKRSTEFLEKKEIPNPRVDAEWILSDLLNLPRIKLYSQFEMPLSQKEIDLYRERIVERSKRKPVAYITGKKGFHQFEYLVSEDVLIPRPETEELVDFLFKQKETLRTEFPDGFQIWDLCSGSGCIGLSLSQLLEPKAVVLSDISEEAIQQSKANAEKYQLTGIQFYVSNLDESLPNHLRFDIIVSNPPYIPDSEKKDIMPDVLDYEPHLALFVSDIIEFHRALFLSAKQRLKPGGWFLMETHPNYIHELESLAISLGFVSERRILDSSNKERFLFLKTEAKIGS; encoded by the coding sequence ATGGCGGAACAACCAGGAACCCTACTTTATTATCTCAAACGATCCACAGAATTTCTCGAAAAAAAAGAAATTCCAAACCCTCGCGTCGACGCGGAATGGATCCTTTCTGACCTCCTCAATCTCCCTCGGATCAAACTCTATTCTCAATTTGAGATGCCACTCTCACAAAAAGAAATTGATCTGTATAGAGAACGCATTGTCGAACGAAGCAAACGTAAACCCGTAGCCTATATAACAGGCAAAAAAGGATTCCATCAATTTGAATACCTGGTATCGGAAGATGTCCTCATCCCAAGACCTGAAACCGAAGAACTCGTGGATTTTCTTTTCAAACAAAAAGAAACCCTAAGAACCGAATTTCCTGATGGGTTTCAAATCTGGGACTTATGTTCGGGAAGTGGATGTATCGGTCTTAGTCTTTCCCAACTTCTAGAACCCAAGGCGGTGGTATTATCTGATATTTCGGAAGAAGCGATCCAACAAAGCAAAGCCAATGCCGAAAAATACCAACTCACTGGCATTCAATTTTATGTTTCCAATTTAGATGAATCCCTTCCCAATCACTTACGTTTTGATATCATTGTTTCGAATCCTCCCTATATCCCTGATTCTGAAAAAAAGGACATTATGCCAGATGTGTTGGATTACGAACCTCACCTCGCTCTATTTGTCAGTGATATCATCGAATTCCATCGTGCCCTATTTTTATCCGCCAAACAAAGATTAAAACCTGGTGGTTGGTTTTTAATGGAAACGCATCCAAACTACATCCATGAGTTAGAATCATTGGCTATTTCCTTGGGATTTGTTTCGGAACGTCGGATCCTCGACAGTTCTAATAAGGAACGTTTTTTGTTTCTGAAAACTGAAGCGAAGATTGGATCTTAA
- a CDS encoding Crp/Fnr family transcriptional regulator, translating into MLEAMFGKFGKVFQPNEVLFCEYEPGNDFYLIKEGKVKITKTIGTSIKTLDVLESGDILGEMAILEEQPRSATAIAVTEVKALNFNRANFEMLMTKNPALAMKLLHIFSFRIYDQKRRLMILLMDDIIGKVCDVFVMLYEKQYNNDVYNEIILSATVDDIANWCAQPVGEVQKVLMQYVKTGKLDLYPDKIVIHNISDFQRIVNQKRKPT; encoded by the coding sequence ATGTTGGAAGCCATGTTTGGAAAATTTGGAAAGGTATTCCAACCAAACGAAGTTTTGTTTTGCGAATACGAACCTGGGAACGATTTTTACCTCATCAAAGAAGGAAAAGTCAAAATCACAAAAACCATCGGGACAAGCATCAAAACCTTAGATGTATTGGAATCAGGGGATATTTTGGGTGAAATGGCAATCTTAGAAGAACAACCGAGATCCGCCACTGCCATTGCCGTAACAGAGGTCAAAGCACTGAATTTCAATCGCGCCAATTTTGAGATGCTCATGACCAAAAACCCTGCCCTTGCGATGAAATTACTCCATATTTTTTCGTTTCGGATTTATGACCAAAAAAGGCGCCTCATGATCCTTCTTATGGATGATATCATCGGGAAGGTCTGCGACGTCTTTGTGATGTTATACGAAAAGCAGTATAATAATGATGTGTATAATGAAATCATCCTTTCCGCGACTGTGGATGACATTGCCAATTGGTGTGCACAACCCGTAGGCGAAGTCCAAAAAGTCCTCATGCAATATGTAAAAACTGGGAAACTGGACCTCTATCCAGATAAAATTGTTATTCACAATATCTCTGATTTCCAAAGGATAGTGAATCAGAAACGTAAACCTACGTAA
- a CDS encoding tetratricopeptide repeat protein, which produces MTGPIIRNYKGGSIVYFEKDKAEDIFVLQKGRVVLTYTNINGVELKEDVKLGEFFGVKSAIGRYPREETAQVIGAATVLVFKVPEFEKFVSDKTHLIIKMLKVFSSQLRQVHRQVREILGQGEAKNPAFELMNVAEVFYKNGNFDHAAYAFEKYIQHYPDGMYLDRAKQLLDLARKKTPFPLTIQELVYKPEPGSQTGKLQEMLKTMAVQAPNATSNVDPNSILSQYDKASTFMNAGKYADAIDLFKKVSDRTDSVTQEEEQFVENSLFYMGKSSFKAKDYPSAISHFSNFIKRYPKGLLLKENLYHLALATEASGDKEKSKQLFQKVTQMPPMDDSISEDAKSKLKGGRS; this is translated from the coding sequence TTGACAGGTCCGATAATTCGTAATTACAAAGGTGGTTCCATCGTCTACTTTGAGAAAGACAAAGCAGAAGATATCTTTGTACTACAAAAAGGCCGAGTTGTACTAACTTACACGAATATCAATGGTGTGGAACTCAAAGAAGATGTGAAACTTGGTGAGTTTTTTGGTGTGAAGAGTGCCATAGGGCGTTATCCTAGAGAAGAAACAGCACAAGTCATTGGAGCAGCGACTGTCCTTGTCTTCAAAGTCCCTGAATTTGAAAAATTTGTCTCCGACAAAACCCATCTCATCATCAAAATGCTCAAAGTCTTTTCAAGCCAACTACGGCAAGTCCATAGACAGGTTAGGGAAATCCTCGGACAAGGGGAAGCCAAGAACCCTGCATTTGAACTCATGAATGTCGCAGAAGTTTTTTATAAAAATGGTAACTTTGATCATGCGGCTTATGCATTTGAAAAATACATCCAACATTATCCGGACGGAATGTACTTGGATCGTGCCAAACAACTTCTAGACCTTGCACGTAAAAAAACTCCATTTCCTCTCACCATACAAGAGTTAGTTTATAAACCGGAACCAGGATCCCAAACAGGGAAACTCCAAGAGATGTTGAAGACGATGGCAGTGCAAGCGCCGAATGCAACGTCGAACGTCGATCCAAATTCTATCCTTTCCCAATACGATAAGGCATCGACATTTATGAATGCGGGAAAGTATGCGGATGCCATCGATCTATTCAAAAAGGTTTCGGATCGGACAGATTCCGTGACCCAAGAAGAAGAACAATTTGTCGAAAATTCCCTTTTTTACATGGGTAAATCGAGTTTCAAAGCGAAAGATTACCCAAGTGCCATTTCTCATTTTTCCAATTTTATCAAACGATACCCAAAAGGACTTTTGCTGAAAGAAAACCTTTACCATTTGGCTCTCGCAACAGAAGCCTCCGGCGATAAAGAAAAATCCAAACAACTCTTTCAAAAGGTAACACAGATGCCTCCAATGGATGATAGTATCTCAGAAGATGCGAAATCCAAACTCAAAGGAGGGAGATCGTGA
- a CDS encoding amidohydrolase family protein, producing the protein MTRPILLQSASMYQNGKMETKDIVFTGETITKIEDSIPSNNVMFSISLKGKKLYPGFINSHDHLLASYLPKVGGTEKHLSWLSYDNLYKSSGVFAERQQIDPEILYYLGAYKNLFAGVTSVFDHIPHFVQNPFRGILPVKLISDYTLAHSVGNYSLDWGEGPALEYRMAEHANLPFVTHLAEGLDDDSKQSLRYLEKMDALGAHSVLVHCLPFGPKEADKIAEKGASVVWCPTSNLHIFGKTTNIKLFLERGVNVCLGTESSPSGSNHFLEEIKTAKSIYFGLYGEELSDSDLFKMITENPRKAFRMGNPNALMPGLKCDFVVVNDEKKSTELNVSDLHWKHIDLVVIDGYPIYGSSEFLSLFQEFGLSTEEFVIDGKNKLVAGSPKKLMKQVSESVGYKKSLAFLPNF; encoded by the coding sequence ATGACCCGTCCCATCTTACTACAATCCGCGTCCATGTACCAAAATGGAAAAATGGAAACCAAGGACATCGTTTTTACAGGGGAAACTATCACAAAGATAGAAGACTCCATTCCCTCGAACAATGTTATGTTTTCCATTTCCTTAAAAGGGAAAAAACTCTACCCTGGTTTCATCAATTCCCATGACCATCTCCTTGCCAGTTACCTGCCAAAAGTGGGTGGAACAGAAAAACACCTATCATGGTTGTCCTATGATAATTTATACAAAAGTTCAGGTGTGTTTGCAGAACGCCAACAAATTGATCCTGAAATACTCTATTACCTTGGTGCCTATAAAAACTTATTTGCAGGTGTGACATCTGTCTTTGATCACATCCCTCATTTTGTCCAAAATCCTTTTCGCGGGATTTTACCAGTGAAGTTGATTTCGGATTATACCTTAGCCCATTCCGTTGGGAACTATAGTTTGGATTGGGGAGAAGGTCCAGCGCTCGAATACCGAATGGCAGAACATGCAAACCTTCCCTTTGTCACACATTTGGCAGAAGGTTTGGATGATGATTCCAAACAATCCCTTCGTTACTTAGAGAAGATGGATGCACTCGGCGCCCATTCTGTCCTTGTCCATTGTTTGCCCTTTGGACCAAAAGAAGCAGATAAAATTGCAGAAAAAGGGGCCTCCGTGGTATGGTGCCCTACTTCCAACCTACATATCTTTGGAAAAACAACCAATATCAAACTGTTTTTGGAAAGAGGAGTTAACGTCTGTTTGGGGACAGAGTCCTCCCCGAGTGGATCCAACCATTTCTTAGAAGAAATAAAGACAGCCAAATCCATTTACTTTGGATTGTATGGTGAAGAACTCTCAGATTCAGACTTATTCAAAATGATCACAGAAAATCCAAGGAAAGCCTTTCGAATGGGAAATCCAAATGCCCTCATGCCTGGACTCAAGTGTGACTTTGTTGTTGTGAATGATGAGAAAAAAAGCACTGAACTCAATGTCTCTGATTTGCATTGGAAACATATTGATTTGGTCGTGATTGATGGTTATCCGATTTATGGATCTTCGGAATTTTTGTCACTCTTCCAAGAGTTTGGATTGAGTACAGAAGAATTTGTCATTGATGGGAAAAACAAGTTGGTTGCGGGTTCACCAAAAAAACTCATGAAACAAGTTTCTGAGAGTGTTGGTTACAAAAAGAGTTTGGCTTTTTTACCTAATTTTTGA
- a CDS encoding LIC_10271 family cell wall hydrolase — protein sequence MRKQSILLSLGLVFLFSSIIAKQNPKPSPKNGIGSTYRVTKGDSWYGIARKLKVSPETLAKLNGRTIQENLYENEKLRIPKDNEIKSISSDPKIKEKISYPLVQKEKIQKKFSELTYDPYKGIQFQRGTSSLVRASFSGKVVHVDYMDGYENFVILEHENGLYSVYGNLERIQVTEGQEVKAKDRLGILSKDKGLYFQINQNKANLNPELVLQRGYE from the coding sequence ATGCGAAAACAGAGCATTTTACTTTCTTTGGGATTGGTTTTCCTTTTTTCTTCGATCATCGCCAAACAAAATCCCAAACCATCTCCTAAGAATGGAATTGGTTCTACCTACCGTGTGACAAAAGGGGATTCCTGGTATGGAATTGCACGTAAATTGAAGGTTTCTCCGGAAACCTTGGCAAAGTTAAACGGTCGCACCATCCAAGAAAATTTATACGAAAATGAAAAATTACGAATCCCGAAAGACAATGAAATCAAATCCATTTCGTCGGATCCAAAGATAAAAGAAAAAATTTCCTACCCTCTTGTGCAGAAAGAAAAAATCCAAAAGAAGTTTTCCGAACTCACATACGACCCATACAAAGGAATCCAATTCCAACGAGGTACCTCTTCCCTCGTTCGTGCCAGTTTCTCTGGTAAAGTGGTCCATGTGGATTATATGGATGGTTATGAAAACTTTGTGATTTTAGAACATGAGAATGGACTGTATTCGGTGTATGGAAATTTGGAAAGGATCCAAGTCACAGAGGGACAAGAAGTGAAAGCAAAAGATCGATTGGGAATCCTATCGAAAGACAAGGGACTTTATTTTCAAATCAACCAAAACAAAGCCAATCTCAATCCAGAATTGGTTTTACAAAGGGGCTATGAATGA
- the fusA gene encoding elongation factor G, translated as MTSATQATKRDPKLERIRNIGISAHIDSGKTTLTERILFYTNKIHAIHEVRGKDGVGATMDSMDLERERGITIQSAATYATWKDITINIIDTPGHVDFTIEVERSLRVLDSAIMVLCGVAGVQSQSITVDRQMKRYSVPRVAFINKLDRTGANPWRVIEQLREKLHLNAHAVQLPIGLENDLKGIVDLVEMKAYYFEGPNGQDIKITDIPDELKDQANEKREALLDAVSLFSDELTEEMLEGTPSEARVKEAIRRGVLALKFVPVFMGSAFKNKGVQRLLDGVADYLASPYDVENKAKEIGNEENEFNLESDPEKPLVCLAFKLEDGRYGQLTYVRVYQGRLEKGMTIYNSSNNKRHNIGRLVRMHSNDMEDIAKAEAGDIVALFGIDCASGDTFTDGKAKVTMESMFVPNPVISLTIECKESKQLPNLAKALNRFTKEDPTFQTEIDKESGQTIIKGMGELHLEVYIERMKREYGVDLVTGAPQVAYRETITKAADFDYTHKKQTGGQGQFSRVAGFIEPIPQEEGKDYEFVDKIVGGSIPREYIGSCDKGFRSCLERGSLIGFPIIGVRCVINDGAYHDVDSSDMAFQIGARYGFRQGFSKAAPIILEPIMRVEVEGPTEFQGAILASVNQRRGMILNTTEENGYAKIEAEVPLADMFGYSTVLRSSTQGKAEFAMEFSKYAPVPRNVADELMKKYKVNNKDEE; from the coding sequence ATGACCTCTGCGACGCAAGCAACCAAACGTGATCCAAAATTGGAAAGAATCCGTAACATCGGGATTTCCGCACACATTGACTCTGGGAAAACAACCCTTACAGAACGTATCTTATTTTATACGAACAAAATCCATGCCATCCACGAAGTACGTGGAAAAGACGGTGTGGGTGCTACGATGGATAGTATGGACCTCGAACGAGAAAGAGGGATCACAATCCAATCCGCAGCAACGTATGCGACATGGAAAGACATCACCATCAACATCATTGACACTCCGGGCCACGTTGACTTCACGATCGAAGTAGAACGTTCCCTTCGTGTCCTTGACTCTGCGATTATGGTCCTTTGTGGGGTTGCGGGTGTTCAGTCCCAGTCCATTACAGTTGACCGCCAGATGAAACGTTATAGTGTTCCGCGTGTTGCCTTTATCAACAAACTTGATAGAACAGGTGCGAACCCATGGCGCGTCATCGAACAACTTCGTGAAAAACTCCACCTCAACGCACATGCAGTACAACTTCCCATCGGACTCGAAAACGACCTGAAAGGGATCGTTGACCTTGTGGAGATGAAGGCATATTATTTTGAAGGTCCAAACGGACAAGACATCAAAATCACTGATATCCCAGATGAGTTAAAAGACCAAGCCAACGAAAAACGTGAGGCACTTCTGGATGCAGTTTCCCTTTTCAGTGACGAACTCACAGAAGAGATGTTGGAAGGAACTCCTTCTGAAGCGCGAGTGAAAGAAGCGATCCGTCGTGGAGTACTCGCACTGAAATTTGTTCCTGTATTTATGGGTTCCGCGTTTAAAAACAAAGGGGTACAAAGACTCCTTGATGGCGTTGCAGATTACCTCGCATCTCCATACGATGTGGAAAACAAAGCAAAAGAAATTGGAAACGAAGAAAACGAATTCAATTTGGAATCCGATCCAGAAAAACCACTCGTTTGCCTTGCCTTCAAATTAGAAGACGGGCGATACGGTCAGTTAACTTACGTTCGTGTTTACCAAGGTAGACTCGAAAAAGGGATGACGATCTATAACTCCTCAAACAACAAACGCCATAACATTGGACGTCTGGTTCGTATGCACTCAAACGATATGGAAGATATCGCAAAAGCAGAAGCAGGTGACATTGTTGCTCTATTTGGTATTGATTGTGCCTCTGGGGATACCTTCACTGATGGAAAAGCAAAAGTGACGATGGAGTCTATGTTTGTTCCAAACCCGGTGATTTCACTTACCATCGAATGTAAAGAATCCAAACAACTTCCAAACCTTGCGAAAGCTCTCAACCGATTCACAAAGGAAGACCCAACTTTCCAAACAGAAATCGACAAAGAGTCGGGACAAACCATCATCAAAGGGATGGGAGAACTCCACCTCGAAGTGTACATCGAACGTATGAAACGGGAATACGGAGTGGATTTAGTCACAGGAGCTCCGCAAGTTGCTTACCGTGAAACCATCACTAAGGCTGCCGATTTCGACTACACACACAAAAAACAAACGGGTGGTCAAGGTCAGTTCTCTCGAGTGGCAGGTTTTATCGAACCAATCCCCCAAGAAGAAGGAAAAGACTACGAATTCGTGGATAAAATTGTGGGTGGATCCATCCCTCGCGAATACATCGGTTCTTGCGATAAGGGTTTTCGCTCTTGTTTAGAGAGAGGATCTCTCATTGGATTCCCTATCATTGGAGTTCGTTGTGTGATCAATGACGGTGCTTACCATGATGTGGATTCATCGGATATGGCCTTCCAAATTGGTGCTCGTTACGGATTCCGCCAAGGATTCTCGAAAGCAGCTCCGATCATTCTTGAGCCAATCATGAGAGTGGAAGTGGAAGGACCGACAGAATTCCAAGGAGCCATCCTTGCCTCTGTGAACCAAAGACGTGGTATGATCTTAAACACGACAGAAGAGAACGGTTATGCGAAAATTGAAGCAGAAGTTCCTCTTGCTGATATGTTTGGGTATTCGACTGTATTACGTTCGTCGACACAAGGAAAGGCTGAGTTTGCGATGGAATTCTCCAAGTATGCTCCTGTTCCAAGAAACGTAGCAGACGAGCTCATGAAAAAATACAAAGTCAATAACAAAGACGAAGAATAA
- a CDS encoding TrkH family potassium uptake protein, whose amino-acid sequence MPLVRFKRFFRTLSFARLVCLGFFAAIFLGSFALYISERGELSYVDSLYLSASSICVTGLSPIPLSGLNPSTHWIMLFLIQLGGLGIISFTVIVGFLITKGISRNARFNAFVGAAIDTQTETESLATNEVNRILLSVINISFSIEILGAIGLYLHMPEGAEGNNTRWFFSLFTAISSFNNAGFSITDDLSALRLDPFSLYIVSGLVIFGGIGFPVIILLEKVLLTIFVRIVYRIEVVAETLMMEKALKTGNVPRFLLLPAQFSAILENRIEEYNKHLRGETTRIQSKLLVYGSSALLLFGFIGIYFLERSNPHTFHGMDLVDKISNAFFMSVCSRTAGFSTMDLGHLNDATVIIITVLMFIGGGPQGTAGGIKITTFVLLLAYLKNVIQPSKPVMLFGETVSKYSVAVAIRVYFLATVSLAFVFILLGILDQNQHSLHVIFFELISSFSTVGYSLNLTSQLGDIEKLFYAAVMYVGRVGIFTVLIAATGHSGVPKMGTVDDGVKIQVG is encoded by the coding sequence ATGCCACTTGTTCGTTTCAAACGATTTTTTAGGACTTTGTCTTTTGCCCGCTTGGTCTGCCTGGGTTTTTTTGCGGCCATTTTCCTTGGTTCCTTTGCCCTTTATATTTCAGAAAGGGGAGAATTGTCGTATGTGGATAGCCTTTATCTATCCGCTTCCTCCATCTGTGTGACGGGTTTATCTCCCATCCCCCTTTCCGGTCTGAATCCATCTACCCATTGGATTATGTTATTTCTCATCCAACTGGGGGGCCTTGGGATCATCAGTTTTACGGTGATTGTGGGGTTTCTCATCACGAAAGGGATTTCTAGGAATGCTCGGTTCAATGCCTTTGTGGGTGCGGCCATCGACACTCAAACCGAAACTGAATCTTTGGCCACCAATGAAGTGAACCGGATTTTACTTTCTGTTATCAATATTTCCTTCTCTATCGAAATCCTCGGAGCCATTGGATTGTACCTTCACATGCCAGAAGGTGCCGAAGGGAACAATACTCGTTGGTTTTTTTCGCTCTTTACCGCTATCTCTTCATTCAATAACGCTGGTTTTTCGATCACCGATGACTTAAGTGCTTTGAGGCTCGATCCATTTTCTCTCTACATTGTTTCAGGTCTTGTGATTTTTGGAGGGATTGGATTCCCTGTCATCATCCTTTTAGAAAAAGTCCTTCTGACCATTTTTGTAAGAATTGTATACCGAATTGAAGTGGTGGCCGAAACCTTAATGATGGAAAAGGCTCTCAAAACAGGGAATGTCCCTCGGTTTTTGTTATTACCTGCACAATTCTCTGCCATATTAGAAAATCGAATTGAAGAATACAATAAACACTTACGCGGTGAAACCACACGCATCCAATCCAAACTTTTGGTGTACGGATCGTCCGCTTTGTTATTATTTGGTTTTATTGGAATTTATTTTTTGGAACGATCCAATCCCCATACCTTTCACGGAATGGATTTGGTGGATAAAATATCCAATGCTTTTTTTATGTCGGTTTGTTCGAGAACCGCTGGATTCTCCACGATGGATTTGGGGCATTTGAATGATGCGACTGTGATCATCATCACCGTACTCATGTTTATCGGTGGTGGTCCTCAGGGAACGGCCGGTGGTATTAAAATTACCACATTCGTTTTGTTACTTGCCTATTTGAAAAATGTCATCCAACCTTCGAAGCCTGTGATGTTATTTGGGGAGACCGTTTCCAAATATTCTGTTGCAGTCGCCATTCGCGTTTATTTTTTAGCAACAGTTTCTCTTGCATTTGTTTTCATTTTACTTGGAATTTTGGACCAAAACCAACATTCTCTTCATGTCATATTTTTTGAATTGATCTCATCCTTCTCAACTGTTGGTTATAGTCTGAATCTTACCTCGCAATTGGGTGACATCGAAAAATTATTTTATGCGGCTGTCATGTATGTGGGTAGGGTTGGGATTTTTACGGTTCTCATTGCTGCCACAGGCCACTCTGGAGTTCCAAAAATGGGAACCGTGGATGATGGCGTAAAAATCCAAGTGGGTTAA
- a CDS encoding decaprenyl-phosphate phosphoribosyltransferase has translation MIYFYLKLMRIPQWIKNIILFAGLIFSKRIFDLPSLTKVCLAFLCFSLVASCQYVFNDFLDQKEDAKHPEKKHRPLASGDLDSGIALAITGVLLPIALIGSYKLSPVFFYLTIFYLLFNMLYSKVLKHIVILDVMSISIGFVLRAIAGAVVIGVEFSHWLLLCTFMLALFWGFSKRRGEINILKTDAGKHRKILEEYSIEFLDLMMAVVATLTLVSYVMYAVSPETAKSLGTPYMVYTVPIVVYAIFRSLYIIYIKNMGHNPTRAILTDVSVLVSGAIWLVLILFLMFGNLSGHPPVYQ, from the coding sequence ATGATTTATTTCTACTTAAAACTCATGCGGATCCCTCAGTGGATCAAAAATATCATCCTATTTGCTGGATTGATTTTTTCCAAACGGATTTTTGATCTGCCATCTTTGACTAAGGTCTGTTTGGCGTTCCTTTGTTTTTCTTTAGTGGCAAGTTGTCAGTATGTATTCAATGACTTCCTCGACCAAAAAGAGGATGCGAAACACCCGGAAAAAAAACATAGACCCCTTGCGAGTGGGGATTTGGATTCTGGCATTGCACTTGCCATCACAGGAGTTCTACTTCCAATTGCATTGATAGGTTCTTATAAACTTTCACCAGTTTTCTTTTACCTTACAATCTTCTATTTACTCTTCAATATGTTATATAGTAAGGTTCTCAAACACATTGTGATTTTAGATGTGATGAGTATCTCCATTGGATTTGTACTACGTGCCATCGCTGGGGCCGTTGTCATTGGAGTTGAGTTTTCTCACTGGTTACTTCTTTGTACATTCATGTTAGCTCTTTTTTGGGGATTCTCCAAACGAAGGGGAGAGATTAATATATTAAAAACAGATGCTGGCAAACATCGAAAAATATTGGAAGAGTATTCGATTGAATTCCTCGATCTGATGATGGCTGTTGTGGCAACACTAACTCTCGTTAGTTACGTAATGTATGCTGTGAGCCCTGAAACCGCAAAAAGTTTAGGAACTCCTTATATGGTGTATACAGTTCCGATTGTGGTATATGCCATTTTTCGTTCCTTGTATATCATTTATATTAAAAACATGGGCCATAACCCAACGAGGGCCATATTGACAGATGTGAGTGTTCTCGTTTCGGGTGCGATTTGGCTTGTTCTGATCTTATTTTTGATGTTTGGGAACTTATCGGGTCATCCACCAGTCTACCAATAG
- a CDS encoding TlpA family protein disulfide reductase: MMKIWKQLPYGWKVFFAFVFFFSATLGFAYFKARDTNPSVPIEALATTPTEANSWKGHPKVVYFWATWCTVCKAYTPILEANLKFLPKETLFLSVLESEDSEETKEILSQLSTDSPYPIYTADYRMLKEWRISAYPTTLFLNREGKVIFADSGILSPLGFWLRSFLLRFF; encoded by the coding sequence ATGATGAAAATTTGGAAGCAGTTACCTTATGGCTGGAAGGTGTTTTTTGCGTTTGTTTTCTTTTTTTCGGCAACATTAGGATTTGCTTATTTTAAAGCCAGAGACACAAATCCCTCTGTTCCGATCGAAGCACTCGCCACGACACCTACAGAAGCAAATTCCTGGAAAGGACACCCAAAGGTTGTGTATTTTTGGGCTACTTGGTGTACGGTTTGTAAGGCTTATACTCCCATCCTCGAAGCGAATTTAAAATTTTTACCCAAAGAGACCCTGTTTTTGTCCGTATTGGAATCCGAAGATTCGGAAGAAACCAAGGAAATTCTCTCACAATTATCCACTGATTCTCCTTATCCCATTTACACCGCCGATTATCGGATGTTAAAAGAGTGGAGGATCTCAGCCTATCCTACGACTTTATTTCTAAACCGAGAGGGAAAGGTGATCTTTGCCGATTCTGGAATTTTGAGTCCCTTAGGATTTTGGCTCCGTTCTTTTCTGTTGCGCTTTTTTTAG
- a CDS encoding polyhydroxyalkanoate synthesis regulator DNA-binding domain-containing protein, whose amino-acid sequence MKLLKRYANRRLYDPETSSTITLEDVAKMIIGGEEIKVQDNLSGEDITPKILGQTFLKVSLGQRNEDFSNFMLTSLIRETGRDVSGLFERLVLGGIGANYLTRERLEKIVNSMVELGELKEVDFSLYREDLLRKMASRASEKKEQIQKDLEKFSQSILEEDKATLGDLSEKLKEVAEKLKEN is encoded by the coding sequence ATGAAGCTACTCAAGCGATACGCAAACCGCAGGCTCTATGATCCAGAAACAAGTTCCACGATCACCTTAGAAGATGTGGCAAAGATGATCATCGGCGGAGAAGAGATCAAAGTCCAAGACAATCTTTCGGGAGAAGACATCACTCCTAAAATCCTCGGCCAAACATTTTTGAAAGTAAGCCTTGGCCAAAGGAACGAAGATTTTTCGAATTTTATGTTAACCTCACTGATTCGGGAAACAGGCCGAGATGTTTCGGGGCTTTTTGAACGGCTGGTTCTCGGAGGGATTGGTGCCAATTACCTGACCCGGGAACGACTGGAAAAAATTGTGAATTCAATGGTAGAATTGGGTGAATTAAAGGAAGTTGATTTTAGCCTCTACCGAGAAGATTTGCTCCGCAAAATGGCGTCTCGTGCGAGCGAAAAAAAGGAACAAATCCAAAAGGATTTGGAAAAATTCAGCCAATCGATTTTGGAAGAAGACAAAGCCACACTCGGTGACCTTTCTGAAAAATTAAAAGAAGTCGCAGAAAAATTAAAAGAAAATTAA